A single window of Nicotiana sylvestris chromosome 5, ASM39365v2, whole genome shotgun sequence DNA harbors:
- the LOC104228901 gene encoding uncharacterized protein: protein MNKWSKLKILNKKSRHKLRCQLLLKLEDSREGENSRSEHEKVKEKVIEAPKTQAPIPRPPPPFPQRISRKVDDIKLEKFYDILKQLSANIPFVEAFQEMPGFAKYLKDLITKKRTTKNKVVNVTHQVSSIIPTTSVQKKEDPGPSPFHALLDCNFAQALCDNGASINIMPLAIYIQVGLGMPRNTSMRLQMTDRPIKRSMGIVDDVIVKVRKFFLPVDFVILDCVVDKDIPIILGRPFLDTGRALTDSEQNEIKF from the coding sequence ATGAACAAGTGGTCGAAGTTGAAGATTCTGAACAAGAAGTCGAGGCACAAGTTGAGGTGccaattgttgttgaagttggaaGACTCCCGAGAAGGAGAGAACTCAAGAAGTGAACATGAAAAGGTTAAGGAAAAGGTAATAGAGGCACCAAAAACTCAAGCACCAATTCCTAGGCCTCCTCCTCCTTTCCCTCAAAGAATTTCTAGAAAGGTTGATGATATCAAACTTGAGAAGTTCTATGACATTCTCAAGCAATTATCGGCGAACAttccatttgtggaagcatttcaagagatgccGGGTTTTGCTAAGTACTTGAAAGACTTGATCACTAAAAAGAGAACCACCAAAAATaaagtggtgaatgtgactcacCAGGTTAGTTCCATCATTCCAACAACCTCCGTCCAAAAGAAAGAGGATCCGGGGCCTTCAccattccatgcactattggatTGCAATTTTGCACAAGCCCTTTGTGATAATGGGGCTAGCATCAACATAATGCCACTTGCTATTTACATTCAAGTGGGATTAGGTATGCCTAGGAATACAAGTATGAGGTTGCAAATGACCGACCGTCCAATAAAGCGATCGATGGGAATTGTTGATGATGTTATTGTGAAAGTGAGGAAGTTTTTCCTCCCTGTCGACTTTGTTATCCTCGATTGTGTTGTTGATAAAGATATCCCTATCATCTTGGGGAGACCATTCCTTGATACCGGGAGGGCACTCACGGACTCGGAACAAAATGAGATCAAGTTCTGA